In a single window of the Haladaptatus sp. R4 genome:
- a CDS encoding ABC transporter ATP-binding protein encodes MNRENTDGGRQPLLEVRDLRTEFLTEDGAVVAANDVSFALDAGETMGLVGESGAGKSVTARSLLQLIDTPGEITGGEVLFDGENLLSLSEKEMRAVRGNKVALIPQDPMSSLNPVLTVGEQIVETIMHHQDKDRPAAREQAIEVMRDVEIPDAAERFDDYPHEFSGGMRQRVLIAIGLSCKPDLIIADEPTTALDVTTQAKILDLLNDLQDEKGMAILMITHNLGVVAQTCDHVGVMYAGNLVETAELDDLFENPRHPYTRGLIDSIPQADVQYDELPTLDGAMPDLTDLPQGCNFAPRCAYATEACRTGGNPELAPVEGTTSRAACIHANDLDLSQGYEAEESGHERKQSTAAASRCSR; translated from the coding sequence ATGAACCGAGAAAACACGGACGGCGGACGGCAACCCCTCCTCGAAGTTCGCGACCTCAGGACGGAGTTCCTCACGGAGGACGGGGCGGTCGTCGCCGCAAACGACGTATCGTTCGCCCTCGATGCTGGCGAGACGATGGGTTTGGTCGGGGAGAGCGGTGCCGGAAAAAGCGTCACCGCGCGTTCCCTGCTCCAACTCATCGATACGCCCGGCGAAATCACCGGCGGCGAAGTTCTCTTCGACGGCGAGAACCTGCTCTCGCTCTCCGAGAAGGAGATGCGCGCTGTTCGCGGGAACAAAGTCGCGCTCATTCCGCAGGACCCGATGTCGTCGCTCAACCCGGTGCTCACGGTCGGCGAACAGATCGTGGAGACGATCATGCACCACCAGGACAAGGACCGACCGGCGGCGCGCGAGCAGGCCATCGAGGTGATGCGGGACGTCGAGATTCCGGATGCGGCGGAGCGGTTCGACGACTATCCCCACGAGTTCTCCGGCGGGATGCGCCAACGCGTCCTCATCGCGATCGGACTCTCCTGTAAGCCGGACCTGATCATCGCGGACGAGCCGACGACGGCGCTCGACGTGACGACCCAGGCGAAGATCCTTGACCTGCTGAACGACCTACAGGACGAGAAGGGGATGGCCATCCTGATGATCACGCACAATCTCGGCGTCGTCGCCCAGACGTGCGATCACGTCGGGGTGATGTACGCGGGCAACCTCGTCGAGACCGCGGAACTCGACGACCTGTTCGAGAACCCGCGCCATCCGTACACGCGCGGCTTGATCGATTCGATTCCCCAAGCGGACGTACAGTACGACGAACTCCCGACGCTCGACGGGGCGATGCCGGACCTCACCGACTTGCCGCAGGGATGTAACTTCGCGCCGCGCTGTGCGTACGCGACCGAGGCGTGTCGAACCGGCGGGAACCCCGAACTCGCTCCGGTCGAAGGGACGACCTCGCGTGCGGCGTGTATCCACGCGAACGACCTCGATCTGAG